The Enterococcus sp. 7F3_DIV0205 genome has a window encoding:
- a CDS encoding ABC transporter permease has translation MDKNKENTTVAVPETIPPMGFRMIAREFKKDKLAIFSLVLLVAILLVVFIGALLTDQDKVMTVSILDKYAEPGGNFILGADEGGRDVLGQLIIGARNSVVIGFAITILTSIIGVGIGIVSGYYGGMFDNAVMRVVDFIMILPIMMIIIVFVTIIPNYNVWSFVGIMSAFYWVAKARLFRSKTLSEVRRDYVSASKTLGTSDFKIMFREIMPNLSSLIITNLTINFAANIGIETTLTFLGFGLPTNVPSLGTLIGYASNGDVLANKTWIWVPASVLILVMMLCINYIGQAFKRSADARQRLG, from the coding sequence ATGGATAAAAATAAAGAAAACACAACAGTTGCTGTACCAGAAACAATCCCACCAATGGGATTTCGAATGATCGCAAGAGAATTCAAAAAAGATAAATTAGCGATTTTCTCACTTGTACTGTTAGTAGCCATTCTATTGGTTGTTTTTATCGGTGCTTTATTGACCGATCAAGACAAAGTAATGACAGTCAGTATTTTAGATAAATATGCCGAACCTGGTGGAAATTTCATATTAGGAGCAGATGAAGGCGGACGTGATGTGCTTGGTCAATTGATCATTGGTGCTCGTAATTCTGTTGTGATCGGTTTTGCGATCACGATTCTAACATCGATCATCGGTGTAGGTATCGGTATTGTTTCAGGATATTATGGCGGAATGTTTGATAATGCAGTGATGCGTGTGGTTGATTTTATCATGATTTTGCCGATCATGATGATCATCATTGTATTTGTTACGATCATTCCTAACTATAACGTTTGGTCCTTCGTGGGAATCATGAGTGCTTTTTACTGGGTCGCAAAAGCGCGGTTGTTTAGAAGTAAAACGTTATCTGAGGTTCGCAGAGACTATGTGAGTGCTTCAAAGACGCTAGGAACAAGCGATTTTAAAATCATGTTTCGAGAGATTATGCCAAATCTAAGTTCATTGATCATCACGAACTTAACGATCAACTTTGCGGCAAATATCGGGATCGAAACAACATTGACTTTCTTAGGATTTGGTTTGCCGACAAATGTACCGAGTTTAGGAACATTGATCGGATATGCCAGCAATGGCGATGTTTTAGCAAATAAAACATGGATCTGGGTACCTGCATCAGTGCTGATTTTAGTAATGATGTTATGTATAAATTATATTGGCCAAGCGTTTAAACGTTCAGCAGATGCTAGACAACGTTTAGGTTAA
- a CDS encoding ATP-binding cassette domain-containing protein — protein sequence MAEIIQIKDLKVHYPIRSGFFNRVTDHVLAVDGVDFIIEKGKTYGLVGESGSGKSTTGKAIIGLEKVTSGSISYQDKDVTKAHNRKAMKYNKDVQMIFQDSMSSLNPKKRVLDIIAEPIRNFERLSDQEEKKKVKGLLDIVGMPEDALYKYPHEFSGGQRQRLGVARAVATNPKLIIADEPVSALDLSVQAQVLNFMKNIQEEYGLSYLFISHDLGVVKHMCDNIAIMYKGRFVEIGTRQDIYTNPQHIYTKRLLSAIPKIDVANREEHKAQRRQVEKEYIEHQKDYYDQNGRVYDLRKISETHQVALKDGGEI from the coding sequence ATGGCAGAAATCATTCAAATCAAAGACTTGAAAGTTCATTATCCTATCCGTAGCGGTTTCTTTAATAGAGTAACTGATCATGTATTGGCGGTTGATGGTGTTGATTTTATTATCGAAAAAGGCAAAACATACGGTTTAGTTGGTGAGTCAGGTTCGGGAAAATCAACCACTGGAAAAGCAATCATCGGCTTAGAAAAGGTAACGAGCGGTAGTATTTCATATCAGGACAAAGATGTGACAAAAGCGCATAACCGCAAAGCGATGAAATACAACAAAGACGTTCAAATGATTTTTCAAGATTCAATGTCTAGCTTGAATCCTAAAAAACGTGTGCTGGATATTATTGCTGAACCAATTCGCAATTTTGAACGATTGAGCGATCAAGAAGAAAAGAAAAAGGTCAAAGGACTTTTAGATATCGTTGGAATGCCGGAAGATGCATTGTACAAGTATCCGCATGAATTCTCAGGCGGGCAACGTCAACGTTTAGGTGTTGCTAGGGCTGTTGCAACGAATCCTAAGTTGATTATTGCAGACGAGCCAGTTTCAGCGTTGGATTTATCTGTGCAAGCACAAGTGTTGAATTTTATGAAAAATATCCAAGAAGAATATGGGTTGAGTTACTTATTTATTTCACATGATTTAGGTGTCGTAAAGCATATGTGTGATAATATCGCAATTATGTATAAAGGCCGTTTTGTAGAGATTGGAACACGTCAGGACATTTACACAAATCCACAACACATCTATACAAAACGCTTATTATCAGCAATCCCTAAAATCGATGTTGCAAATCGCGAAGAACACAAAGCGCAACGTCGTCAAGTAGAAAAAGAATATATCGAGCATCAAAAAGATTATTACGATCAAAATGGTCGCGTATATGATTTACGTAAAATTAGTGAAACACATCAAGTAGCGCTAAAAGATGGAGGTGAGATCTAA
- the recG gene encoding ATP-dependent DNA helicase RecG — MKGGTVVNLSDDIGVLPGVGPKRAENLKELGIQTIEDLLSYYPFRYDDIQEKELNEIQDQEKVTLKGLVVSEPVVSRYGYKKSRMMFRMMQDHAVINVSFFNQPYLKDKIVMSEEIAVYGKWDAKRKSLNGMKILAAKNDGEDFAPIYHVNKKVRQSSLIQLIRTGFEKYGNLIPEILPENLLEKYRLMPREKAMLAMHFPSNPEESHQAKRRVVFEEFFLFQLKMQGLKRQEKAEKNGLMIQYDVDRLKSFTQKLPFELTAAQKKVTNEICRDLMSPNHMQRLLQGDVGSGKTVVAAIALYATMTAGFQGALMVPTEILAQQHMESLQQLYDPLEVRTALLTGSTKTKERREILEQLATGEIDIIIGTHALIQEDVLFHRLGLVITDEQHRFGVNQRRILREKGLKPDVLFMTATPIPRTLAITAFGEMDVSIIDEMPAGRIPIETRWIRPPQLDTVLEWMEKELARGHQAYVICPLIEESEALDVKNATEIFEHMSAFFNPTYQVGLLHGKMKNQEKEEIMQEFKENNLQLLVSTTVIEVGVNVPNATVMLIMDADRFGLAQLHQLRGRVGRGSDASYCILVANPKNEMGVERMKIMTETNNGFVLSEKDLELRGPGEVFGARQSGVPQFAVGDIVTDFNILEVARQEASDIWKKEQWWVLPEYRGVADKIKPNDGEQQFFD; from the coding sequence ATGAAAGGAGGAACAGTGGTGAACCTATCAGATGATATCGGTGTCTTGCCAGGAGTTGGACCAAAACGTGCGGAAAACTTAAAAGAGCTAGGTATTCAAACGATTGAAGATTTGCTATCCTACTATCCTTTTCGCTATGATGATATCCAAGAAAAGGAATTAAATGAGATTCAAGATCAAGAGAAAGTCACGTTAAAAGGTTTAGTTGTATCTGAGCCAGTTGTGAGCCGCTATGGCTATAAAAAAAGTCGAATGATGTTTCGGATGATGCAAGACCATGCGGTGATCAATGTTTCCTTCTTTAACCAACCCTATTTGAAAGATAAAATCGTCATGTCAGAAGAAATAGCTGTTTACGGAAAATGGGATGCTAAACGGAAATCCTTGAATGGCATGAAAATTCTAGCGGCAAAAAACGATGGAGAAGATTTTGCTCCGATTTATCATGTAAATAAAAAAGTTAGACAAAGTAGTTTGATTCAGCTGATTCGTACTGGGTTTGAAAAATATGGGAATTTGATTCCTGAAATTCTACCAGAAAATCTATTGGAGAAATATCGTTTGATGCCAAGAGAAAAAGCAATGCTTGCGATGCATTTTCCTAGTAATCCAGAAGAAAGTCATCAAGCGAAGCGGCGCGTTGTTTTTGAAGAATTTTTCTTATTCCAACTGAAAATGCAAGGCCTGAAGAGACAAGAGAAAGCTGAAAAAAATGGGTTGATGATTCAGTATGATGTGGATCGTTTAAAATCATTTACGCAAAAACTGCCTTTTGAACTGACTGCAGCTCAAAAAAAAGTAACAAATGAAATTTGTCGAGATTTAATGAGTCCAAACCATATGCAGCGTTTGTTACAGGGGGATGTTGGAAGTGGTAAGACAGTGGTTGCGGCGATTGCTCTTTATGCAACGATGACCGCTGGCTTTCAAGGGGCCTTAATGGTCCCCACAGAGATTTTAGCGCAACAACATATGGAAAGCCTCCAACAACTATATGATCCTTTAGAAGTTCGTACAGCGCTACTTACTGGGTCGACTAAGACCAAAGAGCGTCGAGAAATTCTTGAGCAATTAGCGACAGGTGAAATCGATATTATCATTGGCACCCATGCTTTGATCCAAGAAGATGTTTTATTCCATCGATTAGGTTTGGTAATCACCGATGAACAACATCGATTTGGTGTGAATCAACGCCGAATCTTAAGAGAAAAGGGATTAAAACCGGATGTCTTATTTATGACAGCGACGCCTATTCCTAGAACGTTGGCGATTACAGCTTTTGGTGAAATGGATGTTTCGATCATTGATGAAATGCCAGCTGGCCGTATCCCGATAGAAACACGTTGGATCCGACCACCTCAATTAGATACTGTTTTAGAGTGGATGGAAAAAGAATTGGCCCGTGGTCATCAGGCCTATGTGATTTGTCCATTAATAGAAGAATCAGAAGCGTTAGATGTTAAAAATGCGACAGAGATCTTTGAGCATATGTCCGCTTTTTTCAATCCTACTTATCAGGTTGGATTACTTCATGGGAAAATGAAGAATCAAGAAAAAGAAGAAATTATGCAGGAGTTTAAAGAAAATAATTTGCAGCTTCTTGTTTCTACTACAGTAATTGAGGTTGGGGTCAACGTTCCAAATGCAACGGTTATGCTGATCATGGATGCGGATCGTTTTGGATTGGCACAACTTCATCAACTTCGTGGTCGTGTTGGCCGTGGCTCAGATGCGTCATACTGTATCTTAGTTGCTAACCCGAAAAATGAAATGGGCGTAGAACGGATGAAAATCATGACCGAGACCAATAATGGTTTTGTGTTGAGCGAAAAGGATTTAGAATTGCGAGGACCAGGAGAAGTATTTGGTGCTAGACAATCTGGTGTACCACAATTTGCTGTTGGAGATATTGTGACAGATTTCAATATTCTTGAAGTCGCTCGTCAAGAAGCAAGCGATATTTGGAAAAAGGAACAATGGTGGGTGTTACCAGAGTATCGTGGAGTGGCTGATAAAATCAAGCCGAATGATGGTGAGCAGCAATTTTTTGATTAA
- a CDS encoding ASCH domain-containing protein, which produces MGHKVIKFGEKENEQDQLANLVDSGIKVATSSLLYLQEIGVKESTKVGDKWIIQDSQNRKVCEVKVEEVTITTFASITNDFAIKEGDQSFQNWYDIHWKYYTNLLSKYNQEMTDTTKLECVYFKKVD; this is translated from the coding sequence ATGGGCCACAAAGTAATTAAATTTGGTGAAAAAGAAAATGAACAGGACCAACTTGCAAATCTCGTCGATAGTGGGATAAAAGTTGCAACATCTTCACTGTTATACTTGCAAGAAATCGGAGTAAAAGAATCAACTAAAGTGGGAGACAAATGGATTATTCAAGATAGTCAAAATAGAAAAGTGTGTGAAGTTAAAGTGGAAGAGGTAACAATCACTACTTTTGCCTCGATAACGAATGATTTTGCAATCAAAGAAGGAGATCAAAGTTTCCAGAATTGGTATGATATTCACTGGAAATACTATACGAATCTTTTATCAAAATACAACCAAGAAATGACAGATACCACAAAATTGGAATGTGTATATTTTAAAAAGGTGGACTAA
- a CDS encoding MFS transporter — protein MNKNKAFNKLIVGQMISNIGDTIYTIAIVSSVFSLTNSALAASTVPVIITGSMVLSGLLTPLIVVRVALSKILQVSQLFKTIILAGLATYLQLNVEHLDLTILYVFIAGIAFLDGCAEPVSTALIPHYVSEHYLIRANSIFNTMLQVVSIGSWAIGSSLLITFSVMNLLWLDVGVFAISAIILWLLPKVTKRVESEKNEWENFLVGWQGIREQSLVRVVVRMDILENIANTAWVSAIVLVYVKEVLHVSESWWGYINATYFAGAMLGSIIVMRYSNWINQNKSKAVITGSLFGAIVTFFVVPGWHPIFILICSVFVGIFSQIKNIPQATAIQQKIPKDKLASIYASMNVLYTGTFSLASVSMGLVSEYLGVRTVFVLSGILLFVVAMIAKNKESLFDE, from the coding sequence ATGAATAAAAATAAAGCGTTCAACAAACTTATTGTAGGTCAAATGATTTCTAATATTGGTGATACTATTTATACGATTGCAATCGTGAGCTCTGTCTTTTCGTTAACGAATTCTGCATTAGCAGCATCAACTGTCCCCGTCATTATCACAGGGAGTATGGTTCTGTCAGGATTGTTGACACCATTGATCGTGGTGCGTGTAGCGCTATCAAAAATTTTGCAGGTAAGCCAATTGTTTAAGACAATTATTTTAGCGGGTTTAGCGACTTATTTACAGTTGAATGTCGAGCATCTTGATTTAACCATTTTATACGTATTTATTGCAGGTATTGCTTTTTTAGACGGATGTGCTGAACCAGTTAGTACAGCTTTAATACCGCACTATGTTAGTGAGCATTATTTGATTCGAGCCAATAGTATTTTTAATACCATGTTACAAGTTGTCAGCATAGGTAGTTGGGCGATCGGATCGTCATTATTGATTACTTTTTCGGTGATGAATCTTTTGTGGTTGGATGTAGGAGTATTTGCGATTTCGGCTATTATTTTATGGCTGCTGCCAAAAGTTACTAAACGCGTAGAATCAGAAAAAAATGAATGGGAAAATTTTCTTGTAGGTTGGCAAGGGATTCGTGAGCAGTCGCTTGTTCGTGTGGTTGTTAGGATGGATATTCTCGAGAATATTGCGAATACAGCTTGGGTTTCAGCGATCGTGTTAGTTTACGTGAAAGAAGTTTTACACGTTTCTGAAAGTTGGTGGGGGTACATAAACGCCACTTACTTTGCTGGAGCTATGCTTGGAAGTATTATTGTGATGAGATATTCAAATTGGATCAATCAAAATAAATCAAAAGCAGTTATTACAGGTTCGTTGTTTGGTGCTATTGTGACCTTTTTTGTTGTTCCAGGGTGGCATCCTATATTTATTTTGATTTGTTCTGTCTTTGTTGGGATATTTTCTCAAATCAAAAATATTCCTCAAGCGACTGCTATACAACAGAAGATTCCAAAAGATAAACTTGCTTCGATTTATGCTTCGATGAATGTACTTTATACGGGAACATTTTCTTTGGCTTCGGTCTCTATGGGACTAGTTTCAGAGTATCTTGGTGTGAGAACAGTATTTGTCTTATCGGGAATTTTATTATTTGTCGTCGCTATGATAGCGAAGAATAAAGAGTCATTATTTGATGAATAA
- the plsX gene encoding phosphate acyltransferase PlsX, whose translation MKIAVDAMGGDHAPQAIVEGVMLAKQDFPEIEFLLYGKEDEIKKYVTDETNITIIHTDEKINSDDEPVKAIRRKKTASMVLAAQAVKNGEADAIFSAGNTGALLAAGLFIVGRIKNVERPGLMSTLPVIGQPDGGFDMLDLGANADNKPEHLVQYAVLGSFYAEKVRNITKPRVALLNNGSEETKGSELTKKAFELLSEEEGIHFIGNVEARDLLSGAADVVVTDGFTGNAVLKSIEGTALNMMGLLKSSILAEGFKGKMGALLLKNALRGMKDEMDYSKHGGAVLFGLKAPVIKTHGSTGPEAVRYTIRQIHTMLKTEVVPQLVRYYETKE comes from the coding sequence ATGAAGATTGCAGTTGATGCAATGGGTGGCGATCATGCGCCGCAAGCTATTGTTGAAGGCGTGATGTTAGCCAAACAGGATTTTCCAGAGATTGAGTTTTTACTTTATGGAAAAGAAGATGAAATTAAAAAATATGTAACAGATGAAACGAATATTACGATTATCCATACGGATGAAAAAATCAATAGTGATGATGAGCCAGTAAAAGCGATTCGTCGTAAGAAGACAGCTTCCATGGTGTTGGCAGCACAAGCGGTCAAAAATGGAGAAGCTGATGCAATTTTTTCTGCAGGTAACACAGGTGCGTTATTAGCCGCAGGATTATTTATCGTTGGGCGTATCAAAAACGTTGAACGTCCAGGTTTGATGTCGACTTTGCCAGTTATTGGTCAACCAGATGGCGGGTTTGATATGTTGGATTTAGGGGCGAATGCCGATAATAAGCCAGAGCATCTTGTTCAATACGCAGTGCTAGGTTCTTTTTATGCCGAAAAAGTTAGAAATATCACGAAGCCACGTGTGGCGCTTTTGAATAATGGTTCTGAAGAAACGAAAGGCAGCGAGCTGACTAAAAAAGCGTTTGAATTGCTTTCAGAAGAAGAAGGAATTCACTTTATTGGTAATGTGGAAGCACGTGATTTACTAAGTGGAGCAGCCGATGTTGTTGTGACTGATGGTTTCACAGGGAATGCTGTTTTAAAATCAATCGAAGGAACAGCCTTGAATATGATGGGACTGTTAAAATCTTCGATTCTGGCAGAAGGATTTAAAGGCAAAATGGGCGCATTACTTCTAAAAAATGCGTTACGTGGTATGAAAGATGAAATGGATTACTCTAAGCACGGTGGAGCGGTTCTGTTTGGATTGAAAGCACCAGTCATCAAGACTCACGGATCAACTGGACCAGAGGCTGTTCGTTATACGATTCGTCAGATTCATACAATGTTAAAAACAGAGGTCGTACCTCAACTTGTTCGTTATTATGAAACAAAAGAATAG
- a CDS encoding oligopeptide ABC transporter substrate-binding protein has product MKSKKLLGLITLTAVVAVTLAACGGGKKSDSGNKNVETEDISKFTMKVKNDKEAIKGGTLEVAVASDTQFKGLFSKIYYQDAYDYHYMRPSDEGLFSYDEDFVITDDGAAKLDLDVDNKKATITLKENIKWSDGEPVTADDLIYPYEVIGSKDYTGIRYDDNFTNIVGMEEYHDGKADTISGIKKVDDQTIEVSYKEMNPGMLQLDGGVYTSAMPKHIFKDIPIKDQEKSDAVRKNPVTYGPYYMSKIVTGESVEYLPNEHYYKGKPKLDKIVFTNVPTASIVEAVKAKKYDMVYAMPTDNFPTYKDSEDYQMLGREELAYTYVGFKLGTFDKEKGEVIMNPDAKMADVKLRQAMGYAMDNDAIGQKFYNGLRTGATTLIPPIFKTLHNTDVKGYQYDLDKAKKILDDAGYKDTDGDGLRENPKGEKLTINFASMAGGETAQPLADYYLQQWKEIGLDVKLATGRLIDFQAFYDKIKNDDPEIDVFQAAWGVNSAPSPAGLYSRNAAFNYSRFASEENDKLLKAIDSKASFDDKKRKEAYDAWQEYMFEQAPVIPTLYRNEIMPVNDRVKSFTWNYEETRDFYDIELTAEKR; this is encoded by the coding sequence GTGAAAAGCAAGAAACTTTTGGGTTTAATTACATTAACAGCAGTGGTAGCTGTAACATTAGCTGCGTGCGGTGGAGGTAAGAAATCAGATTCAGGCAACAAGAATGTCGAAACTGAGGATATCAGTAAATTTACAATGAAGGTCAAAAATGACAAAGAAGCAATCAAAGGCGGGACTTTGGAAGTTGCAGTTGCGTCAGATACTCAGTTTAAAGGATTATTTTCTAAAATATACTATCAAGATGCTTACGATTATCATTATATGAGACCTTCTGATGAAGGACTATTTAGTTATGATGAAGATTTTGTTATCACAGATGACGGTGCTGCTAAGTTAGATTTAGATGTTGATAATAAAAAAGCAACGATCACTCTGAAAGAAAATATTAAATGGTCAGATGGTGAACCTGTAACTGCTGATGATTTGATTTATCCATATGAAGTGATTGGAAGTAAAGACTATACAGGAATTCGCTATGATGACAACTTTACTAACATTGTTGGAATGGAAGAGTACCATGATGGAAAAGCAGACACTATCTCAGGTATCAAAAAAGTAGATGATCAAACAATCGAAGTATCTTATAAAGAAATGAATCCAGGCATGCTACAATTAGACGGTGGCGTTTATACAAGTGCAATGCCGAAACATATCTTTAAAGATATTCCAATCAAAGACCAAGAAAAAAGTGATGCAGTCCGCAAAAATCCTGTAACATACGGTCCTTACTACATGAGTAAAATCGTAACAGGTGAATCTGTGGAATACTTACCAAATGAACATTACTACAAAGGAAAACCTAAATTAGATAAAATTGTATTTACCAACGTGCCAACTGCTTCAATCGTTGAAGCAGTGAAAGCGAAAAAATATGATATGGTTTACGCAATGCCAACTGATAACTTCCCAACTTATAAAGACTCAGAAGACTATCAAATGTTAGGTCGTGAAGAATTAGCATACACATATGTTGGATTTAAATTAGGAACATTTGATAAAGAAAAAGGCGAAGTTATCATGAATCCAGATGCCAAAATGGCGGATGTGAAATTACGTCAAGCAATGGGCTATGCGATGGATAATGATGCAATCGGACAAAAATTCTACAATGGCTTACGTACTGGTGCAACAACGTTGATTCCACCAATTTTCAAAACATTGCACAATACAGATGTTAAAGGCTATCAATATGATTTAGATAAAGCGAAGAAAATTTTAGATGACGCTGGTTATAAAGATACAGATGGCGATGGCCTTAGAGAAAATCCTAAGGGTGAAAAATTAACCATCAACTTTGCTTCAATGGCAGGTGGCGAAACAGCTCAACCTTTAGCAGATTACTATCTACAACAATGGAAAGAAATTGGTTTAGATGTGAAATTAGCAACAGGCCGTTTAATCGATTTCCAAGCATTCTACGATAAAATCAAAAATGATGATCCAGAAATCGACGTATTCCAAGCTGCTTGGGGTGTCAACAGTGCGCCATCTCCAGCAGGATTATATAGTCGTAACGCAGCATTCAACTACTCACGTTTTGCTTCAGAAGAAAATGACAAACTGTTAAAAGCAATTGATTCAAAAGCGTCATTTGACGATAAAAAACGTAAAGAAGCATACGATGCATGGCAAGAATATATGTTTGAACAAGCACCAGTTATTCCAACATTATATCGTAACGAAATCATGCCAGTTAATGATCGCGTGAAATCATTTACTTGGAATTATGAAGAAACAAGAGACTTCTATGATATTGAATTGACAGCAGAAAAACGTTAA
- the acpP gene encoding acyl carrier protein: MTREEVLEKVAKIISNHFDIEAEKVTDQLNIKDDLNADSISVMEFVLELEDEFGTEISDEDAEQIETVGAAVDYIMNNL; the protein is encoded by the coding sequence TTGACTCGTGAAGAAGTACTTGAAAAAGTAGCGAAGATTATCTCAAACCACTTTGATATTGAAGCTGAGAAAGTGACAGATCAATTAAACATTAAAGATGACTTGAATGCAGATTCAATTAGTGTAATGGAATTTGTTTTAGAGCTGGAAGATGAGTTTGGTACAGAAATTTCTGATGAAGATGCAGAGCAAATTGAAACAGTTGGTGCCGCTGTAGATTATATTATGAATAACTTATAA
- a CDS encoding ABC transporter ATP-binding protein: protein MSDGNQLLDVQHLHTGFRIKDEYYDAVDDVSFELGKNEIMAIVGESGCGKSTLATTIIGLHDANNTRVTGEIIYKDLNLTTFNEELYNKIRGNDIGMIFQDPLSALNPLMRIEDQIKESLTYHTDMNTEQKQARVIELLTQVGIPNPERVGKQYPHELSGGMRQRVIIAIAIACKPAIIIADEPTTALDVTIQAQILDLLKDLQEETGSGIILITHDLGVVAEMADKVAVMYAGQFVEVATAEELFNNPKHPYTRSLLQSIPQENSDDSQLHVIEGVVPSLSKLPRKGCRFAPRIPWISEDAHEAEPTLHEVSEGHFVRCTCYQHFHFRDDREEV from the coding sequence GTGAGTGATGGAAATCAATTATTAGACGTTCAACATCTGCACACAGGTTTTCGTATTAAAGATGAGTACTATGATGCAGTTGATGATGTGTCCTTTGAATTAGGAAAAAATGAAATCATGGCAATCGTTGGTGAGTCTGGTTGTGGGAAAAGTACCTTAGCAACAACGATTATTGGGTTACATGATGCAAATAATACCCGTGTAACTGGAGAAATTATTTATAAAGACTTGAACTTGACTACATTTAATGAAGAACTATATAACAAAATACGCGGTAACGATATCGGGATGATTTTCCAAGATCCATTGTCGGCGTTGAATCCTTTGATGCGAATTGAAGATCAGATAAAAGAAAGCTTGACCTATCATACAGATATGAACACAGAGCAAAAACAAGCGCGAGTGATTGAACTATTAACTCAAGTAGGAATACCAAATCCTGAACGAGTAGGAAAACAATATCCTCATGAGTTATCTGGAGGAATGCGTCAGCGTGTGATCATTGCAATCGCGATTGCATGCAAACCAGCAATCATTATCGCTGATGAACCAACAACAGCATTGGACGTAACGATCCAAGCACAGATTTTGGATTTATTAAAGGATTTACAGGAAGAAACAGGTTCTGGAATTATTTTGATCACTCATGATTTAGGTGTAGTAGCTGAAATGGCGGATAAGGTAGCGGTGATGTATGCAGGGCAATTTGTTGAAGTTGCAACGGCTGAAGAATTGTTTAACAATCCCAAACATCCATACACACGTTCATTATTACAATCGATTCCACAAGAAAATTCAGATGATAGTCAGTTGCACGTAATTGAAGGGGTGGTACCTTCGTTGAGTAAATTACCAAGAAAAGGATGCCGTTTTGCGCCAAGAATTCCTTGGATTTCAGAAGATGCTCATGAAGCAGAGCCAACTTTGCATGAAGTGTCAGAAGGGCATTTTGTCCGTTGTACGTGTTATCAGCATTTCCATTTTAGAGACGATCGGGAGGAAGTATAA
- the opp4B gene encoding oligopeptide ABC transporter permease has product MWKTILRRVLFMIPQILILSVLIFMLAKMMPGDPFTGLINPNTDPAVIEKMRESAGLNDPWTTQYVRWIVNVFHGDFGESFIFKLPVSTLIGSRAINTILLSLVTVVIMYAIALPLGVLSGRYQNSILDKFVVIYNFFSFAVPPFIFALVMLFVFGYRLDWFPTTGSISSGVEPGTGAYIWDRFYHLILPALSQALLGTAITIQYLRNEVIDSQSLDYVRTARSKGVPTNKVYTRHIFRNASLPIVSQLSYEITALISGSVVIEKIFGYPGIGKLFIDSIGQRDYAVITALVLILGVATLVGNLISDIVMSLVDPRIRVQ; this is encoded by the coding sequence ATGTGGAAAACGATTTTACGACGTGTACTCTTTATGATCCCTCAAATCTTGATTTTAAGCGTACTGATTTTTATGTTAGCCAAAATGATGCCGGGTGATCCCTTTACTGGTTTGATCAACCCCAATACCGATCCAGCAGTGATTGAAAAAATGCGTGAATCAGCTGGGTTGAATGATCCTTGGACAACACAATATGTGCGTTGGATCGTCAATGTTTTTCATGGCGATTTTGGTGAGAGTTTTATTTTTAAATTACCCGTTTCAACCTTGATCGGCAGTCGTGCGATTAATACGATCCTGCTATCCTTAGTAACAGTTGTGATCATGTATGCGATCGCTTTACCATTAGGTGTTTTATCGGGTCGTTATCAAAACTCCATTTTAGATAAATTTGTGGTGATTTATAACTTTTTCAGTTTTGCAGTGCCACCATTTATTTTTGCATTAGTGATGCTTTTTGTTTTCGGCTATCGTTTAGATTGGTTCCCAACAACTGGTTCGATTTCCAGTGGTGTTGAACCTGGAACGGGTGCGTATATTTGGGATCGGTTCTATCATTTGATTTTACCAGCGTTGTCTCAAGCACTTTTAGGAACGGCGATCACGATTCAATATTTACGTAATGAAGTGATTGATTCTCAATCCTTGGATTATGTGCGGACAGCTCGTTCAAAAGGGGTACCGACAAATAAAGTCTATACAAGACATATTTTCAGAAACGCCTCTTTACCAATTGTTTCTCAACTTAGCTACGAAATCACAGCTCTGATCAGTGGTTCAGTAGTTATCGAAAAGATCTTTGGTTATCCAGGAATTGGAAAATTATTTATCGACTCGATCGGACAACGGGATTACGCAGTAATCACCGCCTTAGTATTGATTTTAGGAGTTGCGACACTCGTCGGAAATCTGATTTCAGATATCGTGATGAGTCTTGTAGATCCGCGGATTCGGGTTCAATAG